A single Strix aluco isolate bStrAlu1 chromosome 20, bStrAlu1.hap1, whole genome shotgun sequence DNA region contains:
- the CLIC3 gene encoding chloride intracellular channel protein 3, with translation MGKGHNTRPCPALGIFQDGRWGWLGVQSSTGHGQRRQGAQAGAAAAGDAVSCPCWPGAGSSSGGRGPTAGRPRLHRGARRGWERVHPGEECGLGGAAAPARVLAPQPPLSRQPPPSMAEKPQIQLFVKASEDGESVGHCPFCQRLFMVLLLKGVPFTLTTVDVKRALDVLKDFAPGAQLPVLLYNGEPKTDTVTIEDFLEDHLGPPMFPSLVPQYRESSLAGNDIFHKFSTFIKNPAPAQDEALQRNLLRALLKLDEYLSAPLEYELARDPHLRASQRRFLDGDQLTLADCNLLPKLNIVQVVCQHYRRFGIPKDLQAVWRYLNSASETKEFKYTCPNSEEIVQAYRSVVRLPQ, from the exons ATGGGCAAAGGGCACAACACAAGGCCATGCCCAGCGCTGGGCATCTTCCAGGACGGGcggtggggctggctgggggtgcAAAGCTCCACAGGGCacgggcagcgcaggcagggggcccaggcaggagctgctgcagctggtgaTGCTGTGAGCTGCCCTTGCTggcctggggctggcagcagcagcggtGGCCGGGGCCCCACGGCAGGGCGTCCCCGGCTTCACCGTGGGGCCAGGCGTGGGTGGGAGCGGGTGCACCCCGGGGAGGAATGTGGGCTGGGAGGGGCCGCGGCTCCAGCACGGGTGCTCGCGCCACAGCCACCACTCAGCCGGCAGCCACCACCCAGCATGGCCGAGAAACCCCAAATCCAGCTCTTCGTCAAG GCAAGCGAGGACGGGGAGAGCGTGGGCCACTGCCCCTTCTGCCAGCGGCTCTTCATGGTGCTGCTGCTCAAAGGGGTGCCCTTCACCCTCACCACCGTGGATGTGAAGAG GGCACTGGACGTGCTGAAGGACTTTGCACCAGGTGCCCAGCTGCCCGTTTTGCTCTACAACGGCGAGCCCAAGACCGATACCGTCACCATCGAGGACTTCCTGGAGGATCACCTGGGCCCCCCCAT GTTCCCCAGCCTGGTCCCACAGTACAGGGAGTCGAGCCTGGCCGGGAATGACATCTTCCACAAGTTCTCCACCTTCATCAAGAACCCAGCGCCTGCCCAGGACGAGG CACTGCAGCGGAACCTGCTGCGGGCCTTGCTGAAGCTGGACGAGTACCTGAGTGCCCCCCTGGAGTACGAGCTGGCCCGTGACCCCCACCTCCGGGCCTCCCAGCGCCGCTTCCTCGACGGGGACCAGCTCACGTTAGCCGACTGCAACCTGCTGCCCAAGCTCAACATCGTTCAG GTCGTGTGCCAGCATTACCGCCGCTTTGGGATCCCCAAGGACCTGCAGGCTGTGTGGCGCTACCTCAATAGCGCCAGCGAAACCAAGGAGTTCAAATACACCTGCCCCAACAGCGAGGAAATTGTGCAAGCCTATCGCTCCGTGGTCCGGTTGCCACAGTGA